Below is a window of Oceaniferula flava DNA.
GGTTATAATACTGACTACGCGAAGCGGAGTATCCGGATCACCTTCCGCAAGGATTACGGCCCGGGGAAATTGGAATTTGATCTGTTTGATAACCACGATTGGAAAAGCTACCAGCCGGCAGAAAAATACGACGCCATCGAGCTCCGCGCGGGCAACCACGACATGTCGCTTCGCGGCGCCTACCTGTCGAACCGATACGCCGATGACTCCCTGCTCGATATGGGGCAGATCGCTCCGCACGGGCGCTTTGTGCACGTCTACATCAACGGTCGCTATTGGGGCCAGTATCACCTGCGCGAGCGCTGGAATGCCTCGATGCTGTCCGAGTATTTCGGCGGTGACAAGGAGGACTACGAGGCGATCAATGCCAACAACTCCGGTGGCAATTTTCAAACTGGCGAGGCCTACGATGGAACAGGGGAGCAGTGGGAGGAAACACAAACCCTGCTGGACAGCTCGACCCCCTTTGCCTCAGCCAAGTCGCATCTTGATATCATCAATCTAATCGATTTCATGCTGCTGTGGACCAATGGCAACTCTGAGAGCGAGTTCCGTGCGGCTGGTTCGGTGCCACTTGGCGTGCCTTTTAAGTTTTTCATGAAGGATGCCGATGGCTTTTTGCGCAATCCGAGTCACAGCGTCGATCACCAAGGTCCGCTGAGCGCGATGGATGAGCTGGCGGACGAAGGCGACCCTGACTATGAGATGCTGCTGGCGGATCGGATTCACAAACACTACTTCAATGACGGAGCGCTGACTTCCGCCAAGAGCATCGAGCGCTTGCAAGAACGGGTCGATGAAACCCAACTCTCGATCCTCACAGAGAGTGCACGTTGGGGCTATCGCACGCCCTCGAGCTGGCAATCGTATCAAGACAATATGATCAACAGCCAGCTGCCTGGGCAAACGGCGAGTATGATCACCAAGTTTAAAAATGCCGGCATGTATCCCTCCATCGATGCCCCGGTCTACAACCAGCATGGCGGCACAGCACCTGGGGAGGGACCGACGATTGCCGTCAGCAGTAGCAGCTTGAAAGTCTATTACATGTTTGGCCCGCTGGACACGGATCCAGACCCCTACCGGCATTCGCTCGACCCTCGTCTTCCCGGCGGTGGCATCAATCCGGCGGCCACCATCATCAACTACGATGGCACCGGTGGCGTGCCCACGAATTTCGTGCAGACTGGTGACGATTGGTCTTACCTCGACGATGGCTCAAACCAAGGCACTGCATGGAGGGCGAAGATCTTTAACGACAACACATGGAGCAGCGGCCCGTCGGAACTCGGCTATGGCGATGGCGACGAGGCCACGGTAGTCGGCTACGTCGATGTCGATCCGGGCAGCAATGGCATACAGAAAAATGTCACCACCTACTTCCGGAAGTCGGATATCAACATCGCGGACCTCTCGCAGTATGAAAGCTTCACCCTGAACTACTGGTATGACGATGCCATTGCCATTTACGTCAATGGGGTGGAGGTCGACCGCAAAAACCTCACCGCCAACGCCCCCTACGATGAGTTTTCCTCCGGTACCGTGACCGACAACGCGTTTGCCAGCATCACCCTGCCGGTGTCGTATTTTAACCAAGGCAACAACACCATCGCAGCGGAGGTGCATCAGCGTAGCTACACGAGCACAGATCTGTCGTTCAACTTGAACATGGTTGGCAATCTCCCCGGCTCGGGGCAATCCGGACTGGTGTCCGATGAAATCCCGGTGACCGCCTCCGGCTGGCTCTTGTCGCGGACATACAACCCGAACGCCGGCGCCTGGAGTGCGCTCAACGCAGCCTTCTTCGCACCCGACCCTGTGCTCGCCGACGCCTCTAACCTGGTAATTTCCGAACTCAACTACCACCCAGCCGATCCCTCCGGGGCGGGGGAATTGGCGATCACCGCAGACAAGAATGATTTCGAATTTGTGGAGCTGAAAAATGTGTCGCCTGTGCCGGTGGACATGTCCGGCGTCGCCTTCACCGATGGCATCGATTTCACCTTCGGCCCGAACAATGTCATCCCCGCAGGTGAACGGATGATCATCGTGAAAAACAAAGCCGCCTTTTCAGAACGATACGGCGCCGCTTTGAGTTCACTGCGCTTCGGCACGGACAGTATTGGCAACAGTGAATTCTCCGGGAGTTTGAGCAACGGCGGCGAACAGGTCGTATTGAGGGATGCCTCCGGCGGGCTGATCCATGATTTCACCTATGACGATGCGGCACCGTGGCCAAGCGCGACCGATGGCGATGGCTTCTCTATGGTGCTGATTGCCCCCGTCATTCCGATCCCCGATCATAATGTTGGCAGCAATTGGGCCGCCAGTGCGCAGGCGGGAGGTCAGCCAGGTGCGGCAAGCCCCGCTGGTTTTGCCGGCGACCCGTATGCGGATGCCGATGGTGACGGAGTCAAGGCCCTCATCGAGTATGCCCTTGGCACCAGTGATGACAATGCGCTGGACAGTCCATACACCGCTGAAGTTGCCGCTTACTCCGTAGGCACTGAAACCATTCATTACCTCACCCTCACTTATAAGGTGAACCAGCACACCCGCAATGCCGTCACCGTGACCGCTCAGATATCGGAAGACCTCAGCATCTGGCAGGGGGCTCCCGAGCTGGTGTTGGTGTCGGAAACCGACAACGGAGATGGCACTGTTAGCTATATCTATCGCAGTGCCGTGCCCTTTGGGGAACGGCTGTCCGGGCGCGAGTTCATGCGGATTAAGGTGACGGAATAGTGGCGCAGCAGTGGTGGCTGGAAGGAAAATCCGCAGGTCAGAGCACAAGGTTTTTCATACACCGAGTAAGACACAGAAAGGTGCGATCTCGATTGAAACTATGGTGGGGTGATGTTTTAATGAACGACATTAATAGATTAATGCTTACCGGTTTAGTCCAGTTGCGAGACAATCTATCAACACACAAAACCCCAAAATACACATCATGAAAATAAATAAATTAATAGCAACGTCCTCCCTTCTCGCGATGCTTCCTATGGGGGCACCAGCGGCACTGATTACCTGGAGTCCTTCGGTCGATATGTATGCCGATGGCGTCGGTATAGATGGCGATCAAAGCTTCGTCAGCACAAACGGCACTGGTGTATTAGCTGTAAATGGTACTGATGTTACCACCCAAAACCCTACAGTGAATGGTGTAGCCTTTACAGATGTTATTGCAACAACGCTTCAGGCTGGCTACACGGATGCTGGAAGTGGCGTGACTATTCAGTCAGATGTTCTTATTGGTCAAACTGATAATGCTTTTGGAGATGGAGGGTTTAGTGGCGACACAGATATCTTCAATCTGATAGCAGGAGGATACTTTGGCGCCAACACTATCACATTCGGAGGCTTAACTATAGGTAACACCTACGAGATACAGGTTTTTTCCAACGATGCACGAACCACGGGTGGGCGTGCAAACAATAGCACGGATTGGCGCACGGGTTTTAGTGATGGCACACAAAGCTTTGCAGACAGCTTGACGGCAGGCACAATTGGAGAATCCAGTCTAAATAATCGCACTCCCGCACCTGATCTCACAGGCGAGACATCAGGTGACTATATCATTGGAACATTTGTGGCTACAGCAGCTACACAGTCTTTTGAAACTGCTGGAACGAGTGATGGTGGCACAAACTGGACCGACGGAGGACGTTCCCAGATCAATGGTATTCAGCTCCGTCAAATTGCCGAAGTGCCAGAACCTTCATCCGCAGCCCTTCTCGGCCTCGGTGGACTTGCTCTTATCCTGCGCCGCAGGAAGTAATGCATTGACTTGTTAAGTGACCTTTCAAGCCGCTCTACCCAGGTAGGGCGGCTTTTTCTTGTCTGCGGGGTGGCATGGCACACGGTTGCCTGACACGTGGTCTAACAATTTCATAATGATGCCGAAATATGGATGACACTCTCATTGTTCCCTGAGTGTGGCTGAATGTGGCCTGGCAGCGCTCTTGAATCAGCCTGTTTTGTGCTCTGAGTAAGACACAAAAAGGGACGATCTCGGTTGACCACCATGGTGGGTTGATGTTTTGATAGGACGATCTAATA
It encodes the following:
- a CDS encoding lamin tail domain-containing protein, producing MSFAHTAHAQPIDLSDGTAAQSSTLDEYDAGLALDGVNNFTHTEASDNDPTWQVLLPSDRTFQEITLVNRGGSGSWLPRFRDLTVEVVNFSGNVNQDFDGGTVVFTSPLLNPNNELGSPASITVDAGGVTGNMIRVTRTPDGDANDGVLSLDEVTATGPGRIVSFSPDWTTITPGDPLTLSWDVSAGLTSLQIDQGVGNVLAHTSNGVGSVVLTPGPSATTTYQITASDANGSSVDSTTVAVVNDPLIYSFAADKGFSTSGANVNLSWNVSGNTTSLTLNGVDVLGGSSTTVSPTTDSNYVLVGSNANGSVTKTLSVKIIESGVPVITEFMADNESGLADGDGDRSDWIELHNPGSVSASLAGYFLTDDPADLTKWAFPDVTMAPGSYLVVFASGKGPNGPAGELHSHFSLNADGEYLALVKPDGSSIATEFSPTYDEQRGDISFGYSDSAAMEGYFLTPTPGAANSTPMGGFVKDTNFSHDRGFYSASFPLEITSLTAGAQIRYTTDGSKPTASHGQIYTAGNPITISQTTVVRAAAFKDQFESTNIDTHTYIFKSDVIADPNMDTAITQDSSYGPQLDAALTSIPSISLTFSGDLDYDEKEVAIEMINFEGGNKQVDAGMERFGGYNTDYAKRSIRITFRKDYGPGKLEFDLFDNHDWKSYQPAEKYDAIELRAGNHDMSLRGAYLSNRYADDSLLDMGQIAPHGRFVHVYINGRYWGQYHLRERWNASMLSEYFGGDKEDYEAINANNSGGNFQTGEAYDGTGEQWEETQTLLDSSTPFASAKSHLDIINLIDFMLLWTNGNSESEFRAAGSVPLGVPFKFFMKDADGFLRNPSHSVDHQGPLSAMDELADEGDPDYEMLLADRIHKHYFNDGALTSAKSIERLQERVDETQLSILTESARWGYRTPSSWQSYQDNMINSQLPGQTASMITKFKNAGMYPSIDAPVYNQHGGTAPGEGPTIAVSSSSLKVYYMFGPLDTDPDPYRHSLDPRLPGGGINPAATIINYDGTGGVPTNFVQTGDDWSYLDDGSNQGTAWRAKIFNDNTWSSGPSELGYGDGDEATVVGYVDVDPGSNGIQKNVTTYFRKSDINIADLSQYESFTLNYWYDDAIAIYVNGVEVDRKNLTANAPYDEFSSGTVTDNAFASITLPVSYFNQGNNTIAAEVHQRSYTSTDLSFNLNMVGNLPGSGQSGLVSDEIPVTASGWLLSRTYNPNAGAWSALNAAFFAPDPVLADASNLVISELNYHPADPSGAGELAITADKNDFEFVELKNVSPVPVDMSGVAFTDGIDFTFGPNNVIPAGERMIIVKNKAAFSERYGAALSSLRFGTDSIGNSEFSGSLSNGGEQVVLRDASGGLIHDFTYDDAAPWPSATDGDGFSMVLIAPVIPIPDHNVGSNWAASAQAGGQPGAASPAGFAGDPYADADGDGVKALIEYALGTSDDNALDSPYTAEVAAYSVGTETIHYLTLTYKVNQHTRNAVTVTAQISEDLSIWQGAPELVLVSETDNGDGTVSYIYRSAVPFGERLSGREFMRIKVTE
- a CDS encoding PEP-CTERM sorting domain-containing protein → MKINKLIATSSLLAMLPMGAPAALITWSPSVDMYADGVGIDGDQSFVSTNGTGVLAVNGTDVTTQNPTVNGVAFTDVIATTLQAGYTDAGSGVTIQSDVLIGQTDNAFGDGGFSGDTDIFNLIAGGYFGANTITFGGLTIGNTYEIQVFSNDARTTGGRANNSTDWRTGFSDGTQSFADSLTAGTIGESSLNNRTPAPDLTGETSGDYIIGTFVATAATQSFETAGTSDGGTNWTDGGRSQINGIQLRQIAEVPEPSSAALLGLGGLALILRRRK